The following coding sequences are from one Ornithodoros turicata isolate Travis chromosome 1, ASM3712646v1, whole genome shotgun sequence window:
- the LOC135380258 gene encoding uncharacterized protein LOC135380258 → MENQSGSATNGDTINPGEAGARGGNGDAGTNTGAGVHPPLPTPQAVDTASLLLQVTNIVASLTQQLNAAQTSPHSTFPPRLHPSTTIPTYSGYSDRKSVADFLLEMETYQVASRASDEVVLGQVLPVALVGDAARWRRLQKPFTSMADFRHRFREEFLPPDYAMRVREELAFRTQHADESLIEFVRAIQELYDRADPTATDQDKVSRVIRQSHPSFRPYLRGRNFENLDALAREARVIQADLLSELRYQPPPRPELSVEPGCAWAGVKDSVPRGREATSLVADAGSRSDVIVPPRSLDPFSFEQRRRAGFGENSRGDPRSGTSTARRVQDRQNQVERDPSSRMPQADRGRAQPRCYGCNQPGHYKRDCPVRRGNFRSAQGN, encoded by the coding sequence ATGGAAAATCAGTCCGGGTCAGCAACAAACGGGGACACTATTAACCCCGGCGAGGCGGGAGCACGTGGCGGCAACGGCGATGCCGGAACCAACACGGGGGCAGGTGTGCATCCACCTCTCCCCACTCCACAAGCGGTTGATACCGCTAGCTTATTGCTGCAAGTGACAAATATTGTCGCTTCATTGACCCAGCAGTTGAATGCGGCGCAGACTAGCCCGCATTCTACTTTTCCCCCACGGCTCCACCCGAGTACGACAATTCCGACGTACTCGGGATACTCTGATAGAAAGTCGGTAGCTGACTTCCTATTGGAGATGGAGACCTATCAGGTTGCATCTAGAGCGTCCGACGAGGTAGTGCTAGGGCAGGTCTTGCCAGTAGCTCTAGTGGGGGACGCCGCTCGATGGCGAAGGCTGCAGAAGCCTTTCACCTCGATGGCGGACTTCCGGCATCGTTTTAGGGAGGAATTTTTGCCACCCGACTACGCAATGCGTGTGCGCGAAGAGTTAGCTTTTCGCACACAGCACGCCGACGAGAGTCTCATTGAATTTGTGCGCGCAATTCAGGAGCTCTACGATAGGGCCGACCCGACGGCCACAGATCAGGATAAGGTTTCGCGTGTTATACGGCAGAGCCATCCTAGCTTCCGTCCGTATCTACGGGGGCGAAATTTCGAGAATCTTGATGCGCTTGCACGAGAGGCTCGTGTGATTCAGGCCGATTTATTGTCTGAATTGCGGTACCAACCTCCACCGCGCCCGGAACTATCAGTTGAGCCGGGTTGCGCTTGGGCGGGTGTGAAGGACTCCGTTCCACGGGGAAGGGAAGCGACGTCCTTGGTTGCGGACGCGGGAAGCCGGTCGGACGTCATCGTCCCGCCGCGCTCCCTGGATCCTTTCTCCTTTGAACAGAGGCGCCGTGCGGGGTTTGGCGAAAACTCACGCGGCGATCCGAGGAGTGGAACATCCACTGCTCGGAGGGTTCAGGATAGGCAGAACCAGGTAGAGAGGGACCCCAGTAGCAGAATGCCACAGGCGGACCGCGGGCGGGCGCAGCCCAGGTGCTATGGCTGTAATCAACCAGGGCATTACAAGCGTGACTGTCCTGTACGTCGGGGAAATTTCCGCTCGGCGCAGGGAAACTAG
- the LOC135380274 gene encoding uncharacterized protein LOC135380274 — translation MFTEHPGTTDVLEHGIDTGTARPWRCNPRPLSTRKRDLLDAALDEMIATGAVRRSQSPWAFPVVLAPKKDGTARLCVDFRQLNAVTVRDAYPFPSIESIMYALGNASVFTILDCSRGFLQIPVGEEDIQKTAFTCHRCLFKFTRLLFGLSNSAASFQRLMDVVLDDAKFNYAMAYMDDVVVFSKSFDEHLVHLGNVLSRMRDAGLTINPGKVQLASPKVDLLGFVVDLGTLSPNKDKLRAILEYPRPHDVKSLQRFLGMVGFYRQFIPHCASLAKPLYELLRKNSQWAWGPRQEEAFRSLSQAIAYTAKLWLPDLNKPFVMQTDASDYGLGALLLQEHDGGLCPVGFASRTLSPAEMNYSVTEKECLAVMFGLKKFDMYLDGTTFTIQTDHQALSWLQRLKKPSGRLARWALALQGYSYHVEYLKGNANKVADALSRAPLGYSCELQQESQCQGRSSTGCVGDLDLVRATRRGRSSLPAEERGGEIGCACDYASLPEGVERQTEEGDLVAAIGLNRAGNSLSCGTIVSREELLEAQKSDGLCQRVSEKLADNSAADTGNAGRDDDGCLDSYLLSEDGLLLRYVPGLDEEDESVSPFKVVVPRKLRRVFMRYFHDSALAGHGGGSKTFHKLCRVATWPGMRHDVMRFTRSCPVCQKAKPRGGKPPGFMQPVVSSYPWHIVACDVMGPFPRSPRGNQYLLVVTDHFSKWVELFPLRKLVSERICDRLMETFSRFGFPAQLITDNASYFTGRVFVDSCAALGIQHKRTTTYHPQANITERVNRNLKHMLVALTDRHKDWDVRLTELGFATRTTVNRSTGFSPAYLNFGKEVAFPLENGLRQCTEPIARNLSRYASELRSRLSGAVNSARESLDAARSEQARQYGKGHRPLSYEVGDLVLKRTHPLSNAAIGFAASLAQCWEGPFRVISRLSRLSYRLRRVNTAEETGPVHVGDLKRYHERDHAADEGDESIRPPNQLQGDQGGFSPRTPNPRHATPNAVNRDRSMTRSTRLPRRGSRSAPSAGPTPRATPSHHSVATWTVQVGEEPVCFVSSRRWRDQPRPLRGADPGSVAATFRGHLLSDRHPSEPPAVYTEEETARLCRTCGGLVIHRTTHELGDRHRTAVAARTPAVPDAPPAPSAEDAVAAALRILREFRPELLLEAGSPPRGTAAAGDLPTAGVTLNPVPPSDQAPQSTAAFDQELMDFLGSNPPSGP, via the exons ATGTTTACGGAGCACCCAGGAACAACCGATGTTCTAGAACATGGGATTGATACTGGTACTGCGAGGCCCTGGCGGTGTAACCCCAGGCCCCTCAGCACGCGTAAGAGGGATCTCCTTGACGCGGCGCTGGATGAGATGATTGCGACAGGCGCGGTTAGGCGGTCGCAGAGCCCCTGGGCTTTCCCGGTGGTGCTGGCACCTAAAAAAGATGGGACGGCAAGGCTGTGTGTGGATTTTCGCCAGTTAAACGCCGTGACGGTCAGAGATGCTTATCcttttccgtccatcgagtcgaTCATGTACGCGTTGGGGAATGCCAGCGTGTTCACGATTTTGGACTGTAGCAGGGGCTTTCTGCAGATTCCTGTAGGGGAGGAGGATATCCAAAAGACGGCATTCACGTGTCACAGATGCTTGTTTAAATTTACGAGACTCCTTTTTGGATTGTCCAACTCGGCCGCTAGTTTCCAGAGGCTAATGGACGTCGTGCTAGATGACGCGAAGTTCAATTATGCCATGGCTTACATGGACGACGTAGTGGTATTTTCTAAGTCGTTCGATGAGCATCTCGTTCACTTGGGCAATGTGCTAAGTCGGATGAGGGACGCGGGGTTGACCATTAATCCCGGCAAAGTTCAGCTTGCATCCCCCAAGGTGGATCTCCTTGGTTTTGTAGTTGATCTTGGTACGCTAAGTCCGAATAAGGATAAATTGAGGGCCATACTCGAGTATCCTCGTCCGCATGACGTCAAGAGCCTTCAGAGGTTCCTAGGAATGGTTGGCTTCTATCGCCAGTTCATCCCGCATTGCGCGTCCTTAGCAAAACCACTGTACGAGCTACTGCGGAAGAATTCCCAGTGGGCTTGGGGGCCTAGGCAGGAGGAGGCGTTTCGCTCCTTATCACAAGCTATAGCGTATACAGCTAAATTGTGGTTGCCAGATCTTAACAAGCCGTTCGTTATGCAAACTGATGCAAGCGATTACGGGCTTGGTGCACTGTTGCTACAGGAACACGACGGTGGTCTATGCCCGGTCGGGTTCGCTAGTCGCACACTGTCGCCGGCGGAGATGAACTATTCCGTTACGGAGAAGGAGTGCTTGGCGGTAATGTTTGGCTTGAaaaagttcgacatgtatttggaTGGGACAACTTTTACCATTCAGACCGACCACCAAGCACTctcttggctgcagcggttgAAGAAACCGTCAGGCAGATTAGCACGCTGGGCGTTAGCACTTCAGGGCTATTCCTACCATGTAGAATACCTGAAAGGAAACGCGAACAAAGTGGCAGACGCTTTGTCCCGTGCGCCACTGGGTTACAGCTGTGAATTACAGCAGGAATCTCAGTGTCAGGGCAGGTCATCGACCGGTTGTGTGGGTGACTTGGACCTGGTTAGAGCCACTAGACGCGGGAGGTCCTCTCTCCCAgcggaagagagaggaggggagATTGGGTGCGCGTGCGATTACGCTAGTCTCCCGGAAGGCGTGGAACGGCAGACCGAGGAGGGGGATCTCGTGGCCGCGATTGGTTTGAATCGGGCAGGTAACTCCTTGTCTTGTGGCACGATCGTAAGCAGGGAAGAGCTCTTAGAGGCACAGAAGTCGGACGGTTTATGTCAGCGGGTGTCGGAAAAGCTGGCGGATAATAGCGCAGCTGACACCGGTAACGCTGGCAGGGATGACGACGGGTGCCTCGACTCATATCTCTTGAGTGAGGACGGGCTTTTGCTGCGATATGTGCCCGGGTTAGACGAGGAGGACGAGAGTGTTTCCCCCTTCAAGGTCGTAGTTCCCAGGAAATTGCGAAGGGTGTTTATGCGTTATTTCCATGACTCAGCCCTTGCGGGTCACGGCGGTGGCAGCAAGACATTTCATAAGTTATGCCGCGTCGCGACCTGGCCGGGGATGAGGCACGATGTTATGCGCTTTACCCGGAGCTGCCCCGTGTGCCAGAAAGCAAAACCAAGGGGTGGTAAACCCCCAGGGTTCATGCAGCCAGTAGTCAGCAGCTACCCCTGGCACATAGTAGCGTGTGACGTAATGGGTCCATTTCCCAGAAGTCCACGGGGGAATCAGTACCTGTTGGTGGTTACTGACCACTTTTCTAAGTGGGTGGAGTTATTCCCGCTTAGGAAGCTGGTGTCGGAGCGAATATGCGACCGGCTGATGGAGACCTTTTCCCGGTTCGGTTTTCCGGCACAGTTGATCACTGACAACGCCAGTTATTTCACTGGCCGAGTCTTTGTCGACTCTTGCGCTGCACTGGGTATTCAGCACAAGAGAACGACGACGTATCATCCCCAGGCGAACATTACTGAAAGAGTGAATCGCAACCTTAAGCATATGTTGGTAGCTCTAACCGACAGGCACAAGGATTGGGATGTACGTCTTACTGAGTTGGGATTTGCAACCAGGACGACAGTAAACAGGTCAACGGGGTTTTCCCCGGCATACCTTAACTTTGGGAAGGAGGTTGCTTTCCCATTGGAGAACGGACTGAGACAGTGCACGGAGCCGATTGCTCGGAATCTGTCGAGGTACGCGAGCGAGTTGCGTAGTCGGCTCTCGGGTGCGGTGAATTCCGCAAGAGAGAGCTTGGACGCCGCCCGCTCGGAACAAGCGCGTCAGTACGGTAAGGGGCACCGTCCTCTGTCATATGAAGTAGGGGATTTGGTCTTGAAGCGCACACACCCGCTGAGCAACGCTGCTATAGGTTTCGCAGCGTCACTGGCGCAGTGCTGGGAGGGACCTTTTCGGGTGATTTCCCGATTATCTCGCTTGTCGTACCGACTCCGTCGTGTGAACACGGCGGAGGAAACTGGACCCGTTCACGTTGGCGACTTAAAACGCTATCATGAACGCGACCACGCGGCGGACGAGGGGGACGAGTCTATCCGCCCACCTAATCAGCTGCAGGGTGACCAGGGCGGCTTTAGCCCAAG GACCCCCAACCCCAGGCATGCCACTCCGAACGCGGTCAACAGGGACCGTTCGATGACGAGGAGCACCCGTCTCCCGAGAAGAGGCTCGAGGTCTGCGCCCTCGGCCGGACCCACCCCGCGGGCGACTCCTAGTCACCACTCCGTGGCCACCTGGACCGTGCAGGTCGGGGAGGAGCCAGTGTGCTTCGTCTCGTCGCGACGGtggcgcgaccagccgcgaccgCTGCGCGGAGCCGACCCTGGCTCAGTGGCAGCCACCTTCCGGGGCCATCTCCTGTCCGACCGGCACCCCTCGGAGCCCCCGGCCGTCTACACGGAGGAGGAGACGGCTCGTCTCTGCAGGACCTGCGGTGGGTTGGTAATCCACCGCACAACCCACGAGCTGGGTGACCGTCACCGGACCGCAGTGGCCGCCCGAACACCGGCAGTCCCGGACGCTCCACCTGCGCCCTCCGCCGAGGACGCTGTCGCCGCCGCCCTGCGGATCCTTCGGGAGTTTCGGCCGGAGCTTCTGCTGGAGGCCGGGTCACCGCCGCGCGGCACAGCCGCCGCCGGGGACCTTCCCACCGCTGGCGTCACCCTCAACCCGGTGCCCCCCAGCGACCAGGCCCCGCAGTCGACCGCTGCGTTCGACCAGGAACTCATGGACTTTCTGGGTTCGAACCCCCCGTCGGGGCCTTAG